In the genome of Trypanosoma brucei gambiense DAL972 chromosome 11, complete sequence, the window TTCCGCTTTGCTGCCCTTTCCCATTGGGCCTTAATGCTCTCCTGGTTGTCCATAAGCTCCACAATATTTACGGCAAGGGCTCGTTGAACACCCGCAGAAGAACATACTAAACGCGACGGTGAGAATGTGTTGGACGAGATGGGTATGTGATGCATCTACTCAAGGCCACGATCCACACCTAACACATAGtaagaataaaaacaaaaagtcaaGGCAAAAGAGTTACTGTTTGGTCCGTGCCAATTACATTTTTATGACAGTTGCTACCAtgacatcaaaaaaaaaaaaaaagtaaagcgGATACGGTAAGACATTGTTTATCACCTTTCCCTGCTTGGGGTTTTTTATACTTACTGTCATCACCATCACTAGAGCCTTCCCACTACACCCGCATGAAGGAAGCCAGTGTAAAATAAGCGCGTGAGAAAACGGAGGGAGAAGCAGGTTTTCACAGGCACACGTGTTGTAACACTCTGCAGCCTGCGCTTATCCGCAAGTACCCCATGCAAAGACATAAACTTACGAAATGGGCACCCATTCCGCTCATATGCGTCCGTCCATGCGTACTTCTGTCGTCTCTCCTTATTGAAAGGTTTGCGCTCACGTCGATCGCAACccatccacacacacacacacgtactcTGCAACGGGAACCTTCGCTTCCACTACTCCTCAGCACGATGTGCATCATGGAGTTGCTTAGACCAAAGCTCGCTATACAAACCGCCTCTCTGTAGCAGCTCCTCGTGGGTGCCGCTCTCACTCAGGGACCCTTTCCCGTCAAGCACGAAAATTTTGTCAGCACTCATGATGCTTGTGAGCCGATGTGCTATAAGTATGAGGGTGCGTCTCTTCCCGCCAGCGTCACGCAGTTGCTGCATCACATGCATTTCCGTTACGCTGTCCAGAGCCGCAGTAGCCTCGTCTGCCAGTAGGATTGGCGGATTGCTGAGAACAACACGCGCGATAGCTATCCGTTGCTTCTCACCACCGGAAAGTTTTAGCCCCCGTTCCCCCACAACCGTATCGTATTTATCACTCATGTTCATTATGCTGTCATGTATACAAGCCACCTTTGCGGCCCTTATCATCTCCTCCTCCGTAGCGTCCGGCCTGCCATAACAGATGTTGTACCGCAATGATTCATTAAAAAGTACCGTATCTTGCGGTATTACACCGATAGCCTCACGAAAGCTCGGTATTTGCAAATCCGTCAATGGCTGCCCGTCGATGAGAACGGACCCCGAAAGCGGGTCGTAGAAACGATAAATCAAGCGGAAAATAGTACTTTTTCCACTTCCGGAGGGGCCGACGAAGGCAACAGTGCTTCCACCAGGTATAGCAAGTGAGAGGTTACGCAAGACGAATCGATCATCGCCGCCGGTTTTGAAAGCGAAACACACGTCTCGCAACTCAATGGTACCACTTACTAACTCTAGCGCCTTCGCATTTGCCTTCTGCTTCACACTGTTTTGCACGTCGAGAAGGGCGATCATTGCTTGCATATTCTGCGTAGATGCCTGTATATCTCTGTAAATCATACCCAGGAAACTTAGCGGAGTATAAAGTTGCATGAGCAAGGCGTCCACCAATACCAAATCGCCCACAGTCATCGAACCCGCGAGCACACCACATGTGGAAAGGTACAATGAGACCAGAGCAGCTAAGACAAATATCGCATGCTGACCAAAATTCAAGAGCGACATAGACTGATCCAGCCGCATGAGCTGATGATTCATGTCCGCCGTCTCGCGTCGAAGGCGCGACTCCTCATAACTTTCGCGGCCGAAGTACTTTACCGTTTCGTAATTAAGAAGCGAGTCCACGGTTAGCCCTCCTACGCGGCTGTCTCCCTTGTTGAAGCGCGCCCGGTACTCAGCACGCCAATTAGATACAACGTATGTCCACCCAATGTACAACACAACCGCAGAAAATGCTGTTAAGATAAAAGGGGTTCCCGCACAACTCTTCATGACTGTGCAAACCAACACCACTTCAAATGCTGTGGGAATCACCATAAACAAAAGCGCATGCGCAAGGGACCAAAACGCACGGCTGCCGCGATCAAGATCCTTGCTTAGAACACCCGT includes:
- a CDS encoding ABC transporter, putative, whose product is MRRAAFCHLVHCVRVRSSSVSVLNGHHFCGIAFFCRIHGLTLPITTAVPVQRTAVRAFHHPNRPMFGPSPSVGTDRKGKRNAKPTQRKDQEQWEPSKKPDIAGGSVVTDEDSNKIPIYRVMGHVLHHLWPAGKPGYRALVVASVTCVVLAKVLKVAVPFWFKTIIDVLTNSTEVGACVTTVTEALHLGVFGLVVAYGISRLLSSFTEEMKSALFAPVGCHASTTIAMELFAKLHSLDLQYHLGRETGVLSKDLDRGSRAFWSLAHALLFMVIPTAFEVVLVCTVMKSCAGTPFILTAFSAVVLYIGWTYVVSNWRAEYRARFNKGDSRVGGLTVDSLLNYETVKYFGRESYEESRLRRETADMNHQLMRLDQSMSLLNFGQHAIFVLAALVSLYLSTCGVLAGSMTVGDLVLVDALLMQLYTPLSFLGMIYRDIQASTQNMQAMIALLDVQNSVKQKANAKALELVSGTIELRDVCFAFKTGGDDRFVLRNLSLAIPGGSTVAFVGPSGSGKSTIFRLIYRFYDPLSGSVLIDGQPLTDLQIPSFREAIGVIPQDTVLFNESLRYNICYGRPDATEEEMIRAAKVACIHDSIMNMSDKYDTVVGERGLKLSGGEKQRIAIARVVLSNPPILLADEATAALDSVTEMHVMQQLRDAGGKRRTLILIAHRLTSIMSADKIFVLDGKGSLSESGTHEELLQRGGLYSELWSKQLHDAHRAEE